Sequence from the Molothrus ater isolate BHLD 08-10-18 breed brown headed cowbird chromosome 13, BPBGC_Mater_1.1, whole genome shotgun sequence genome:
ATCCACCGAGCCTTGGCTTTGTTCTGGCAGCTGCAATTTCTTACCCAGATAATCATTTGCGTTGGCTCTTGAGGGTTATTTTGGCAGATGCTGTTCTGCACAGGTACCCCAGGTTTGTGCTCACTTTGTcctccagagcaggtttgaggCTGGATCTCTTTAGAGGAAGATATTCTTGCACCCTTTagggctgctggaggctgcagggtgCCAGCTGGGGATGTGGCAGGAGCCTTTGAGCAGCTGACAGCCTGCACTGGGGATGCTTTTGGCTCTCAAAAGGGGAGTGTGGGAGGCAAAGCTTCCCTTAACAAAACCAGCTTGAGCAGAGGActtgcagctcctccagcataTCCCCAGCCCTCTCTTTTCTCCCCCTGTGTTTATCCCAGGGCTCTAAGATGCGCTTCCTGGACACCATGAGCATGCACATGGCCATCTCGGGGCTGACGGGCTTCCAGCGCAGCCTCTGGATGGCTGCCAAGCACGGCAAGAggagggggctgcagcaggtcAAGGAGCACATGAAGAAAACACGCAGCAAGGCCGAGGGGCCGGTGGTGAGTgaggggagctgagctgctggcagtgctgtgggtggcaggggacagtgggctcctgtgccagggctgtttgctgctgttctggCAGAGTGGAGCAGCTCCACTGAGTGAAGCTCTCCCAGCGCGTGTCAGATAAGGTGGCCTTGGTtgaagctggagcagaggcatcctttcctcctcctgatCTTGGCTGCAGCTGGTTGTCCTCCCACAGTGTGTGACCCCCCTGTTGTCACAGGTCACCTCGTGGGACTGGGTGCACGTGGGCAGCATCAACAACCTGGCGGACGTGCACGCGCTCTACGTCGGGGGGGAGCCCCTGGAGAAGGAGGCACGGGAGCTCTTTGTCAAGGGCACCATGGCTGACATCAGGAGCAACTTCCAGGTGCAGGAGGCCATCCTActgacaggcagcaggagctggagaggggagcagggtggTAGTGGCTGCTGACGTAGTTTCCATTTTGCTGGGGTAGTTTCCATTTTGTGGAGTAGTTTCCATTTTGCTGGCATAGTTTTCACGCTGGGATAGTTTCCATGCTGAGGTAGTTTCCATTTTGCTGGGGTAGTTTCCATTTGTGGAGTAGCTTCCATTTTGCTGGGGTAGTTTCCATTTTGTGGGGTAGTTTCCATTTTGTGGGGTAGTTTCCATGCTGGGGTAGTTTCCATTTTGCTGCCCTCGCTTGCAGCACTGGGTGTGCGTGGGGCTGTgacctgctctgtgctcctgcagccccaatgccttgccctgtgctggcacaggggtggctgcTTTGCCTGCTCtcacctgctgctgtccctccccaggacCTGGTGTCATACTGTGCCCGTGATGTCCAGGCCACCCATGAGGTGTTTCAAGAGCAGCTGCCACTGTTTATGGAGAGGTGAGAGCTGCCAGGTTCTGGCTGGTGGTGGCCAAGGGGGCTGTGGGCTTGGTGGGCAGTGGGGAGGAGAAGAGCATCGAGGGAAGCTCTAGATGAAAACACATTCATGTCTGTTGTAGCCTGGTGCTTCCAGGGCCTGTCCCCTCTGGCAGATTTCTAATTCCTTGCTGCTTTGGGGTCCAGGTGCCCCCACCCTGTCACGTTTGCAGGGATGCTGGAGATGGGAGTGTCCTACCTGCCAGTCAATGGGAATTGGAACAGGTACCTGGATGATGCTCAGGGTATTtatgaggagctgcagaaggagatGAAGAAGTCCCTGATGAACCTGGCCAATGAtgcctgccagctgctgcacgAGCACAGGtaccctgggctggggctgcaggaaggagctcAGGCACCAGCTGGTCCttggggggctgtgggtggcTGTGAGGGACAGGAGCAAAGCTGTGGTGTGACAATGGTGTGTCATCAGGTACAAGGATGACCCTTGGCTCTGGGATCTCGAGTGGGACACGCAGGAGTTTAAGCAAAAGAAGAATccagagaagaagaagaagaagaagaaaggtcAGGATGGGAGCAGCCCAGTTTCCCCAGCAGCAATGGAAGCAGAAGAGTCAGCCCAGGAGTGGCAGGAGGGTGAGCACAGGGGATCCCTGGGGATgagggatgctccagggctgccttcCCAGGGGTGGACAAGGtttgctggtgctgcagggtgaATCATTGCTGGCCTATGTCCCATGCTGCTGCATATGGTGGGGGATGGtttggtgtccctgtccccagaagGGTGGCACAGAGGGCCCTTTGCAAGCCAGTTCTCCTTGCCCCACCAGACCCTGGTCCCCccagtgaggaagaggagctgaaGGTCTCTGCGAGCCAGCTCTGTCTGGAGCGCCTGAAGGAGACGGTCACGCTGCAACCCAAGAGACTCCAGCACCTGCCAGGCCACCCGGGGTGAGTTGGGcaccctgtgtgtccccagggctgtccctgcactttCTGacccaccctgctgctccccatgcCCAGCTGGTACCGCAAGCTGTGCCCAcggctggaggaggagggctgggtGCCTGGGCCCAGCCTCATCAGCCTGCAGATGAGGGTGACCCCAAAGCTGATGCGCCTGGCCTGGGATGGATTCCCCCTGCACTACTCAGAGAAGCATGGCTGGGGATACCTGGTGCCAGGACGGCAGGACAATTTGCCAGCTGCCCCTGGAGAGGCTGATGGCCCCTCCTGCCCACACAGGtgagagggatgggatggggtgctgggctgggagctgccccaaAGGGGTATTTGGGAGCTCCCTGGCCCTctgcccaggtgctgccccagagccttTGTGGGTGCATcagccctgccctctcctcTGCTAGGGTGATTGAGAACCTGtacaggcagcactgcctggagaagggcaaggagcagcccccggggctggaggcagctgtggaggacgagctgctggggatggacaGCAGCACGATCTGGCAGAAGGTgaaggaagggatggagggTTCCCTGGTGGGAGGgaggtgtggggctgtgcttcctCCTGTGTGCATGCAGTAaccagccctgtgtgcagccccaggggctgcaagCAAGAAATTCCCTTTAGTAAGGGTTGCTGGAGGATTGGTGTTTGATCTGGCTCCCCCATGgtccctctctgctgcagatGGAGGAGCTGAGCCGGATTGAGGTGGAtccagaggagaaaatgaaCAAAGCAGACCAGAGCCTGGTGCTGGTAAGGGGAATTTCCTGTGGAATGGGGTGGTGGATTGGTCTCTCTTTCCTTGATTTCCCCCTCCTGTTCCTGGCATTGCCTCACTTTGCTGGTCTCAGGAGGAGATGGAAGAGCTGAGGTGCACAGAGAGGAAGAGCAAGCCCTCGTTCCACCATGGCAATGGTCCCTACAACGATGTCAACATCCCTGGGTGCTGGTTCTTCAAGCTGCCTCACAAGGCAAgttggggctcctggggctcttCCTATGCCCACAGTGATGCTGGGACCCACATGCTCTCATCCCATGGGATTAGGTGGGGGAAATCCATCTCTGTAGCTGGGACAGGAGGATGCACAGAGCTTTGCTGATGTGGAGTGGAGGCTTGCCGAGCCCTGACACCTCTTTTGCTGCTAAAGGATGGGAATGATAACAACGTGGGAAGCCCTTTTGCCAAGGATTTCCTGCCCCAGATGGAGGACGGCACCCTGCGGGCTGCTGTGGGCCGCACCCACGGGACAAGAGCCCTCGAGATTAACAAAATGATCTCATTTTGGAGGAATGCTCACAAGAGGATCAGGTGAGCAGCTGCTTTCATGGTCACACCTCTGGGGGTAGAGGCAGGGGTGTTTGTGTGGATGCACAGGGGCTCAGCATCTCACCTGCCACGTGTCCCCTCAGTTCCCAGATGGTGGTGTGGCTGAAGAAGGGGGAGCTGCCTCGTGTGGTGACCAGGTACAGTACCCAAATCCAGACTGTTCCCTTTACCCTGCACCAGGAGGGCCCTTGCAGGGTGATGCTCATCCTTGCCTCTGTCCCAGGCATCCTGACTACAACGAGGAGGAGAGTTATGGGGCCATCCTGCCGCAGGTGGTGACTGCAGGCACTGTCACCCGCCGGGCCGTGGAACCCACCTGGCTGACAGCCAGCAACGCCCGGGTATGGCCACGCTTGGATCCTTGCAGGGGTGTTTGGGGGCTCCCTCTGTGTTTTGGACTGATGGCAGGTGCTTGGCTTGGAATAGGGGTTGGATATggatgctgggatttggggtagCAGGGTCAGAGCTGGGGTCCTCTTGCTGATGTGCTTTCATgtgggagaaaggaaggagtcAGCAGGGGCTCTGGAGCTTCAGGATGTGGtgaaaggggaagaaaacacCAGCATATACCAATAccaatttctgtcttttctcaagctccctttcttctctgctgGAGCATGGGTGATGTCCACATGAGTTAAACTCAGTTTGACATTGAGAGCAAAACTTAGCggtgtagggggatagaatataagaaaataaagacagtgtagaaagtaatcttacccctaaggagctgcagctgggccaattatcaaagattaggaacagggctgactttaacaggccacagctgtaaccaatgagaagaagagtgctcTAAAAGAGTGGGTTGGCTGGTtgagaggggaactggagtcagttggctgctttgtgaagagaaagaatcagtgctctgaggagctgcccacgagaaacaccaagaaagtatgaaacttttgtgataaggagacaacagtatggaaacCCTGCAATAGGATGACaacacaggggcacagggagtgctgtgccagcacgctgtggctgtgggaaggctgctcctgtgccaggagagggaTGTGCTGACCCAGCCATCGTGTCCTGCAGGCCGACAGGGTGGGCAGTGAGCTGAAGGCCATGGTGCAGGTGCCGCCTGGCTACTCGCTGGTGGGAGCAGACGTGGattcccaggagctgtggaTCGCGGCGGTGCTGGGCGAGGCGCAGTTCGCTGGCATGCACGGTGAGCCGGGGCTTTGCCGGGCAGGGGGCGATCCCTGATCCTCATCCCGATCCCGCTGGgcatccagcccctgctcccctcccgCAGGCTGCACGGCCTTCGGCTGGATGACCCTGCAGGGCAAGAAGAGCAACGGCACGGACCTGCACAGCAAGACGGCCGCCACCGTGGGCATCAGCCGGGAGCACGCCAAGGTCTTCAACTACGGGCGCATCTACGGGGCAGGGCAGCCCTTCGCCGAGCGGCTGCTGATGCAGTTCAACCACCGGCTCACGCCGCAGCAGGCGCGGGACAAGGCCCAGCAGATGTACGCCGTCACCAAGGGCATCCGCAGGTgggtgcagcctgggcagggctgggggcggTGTtccagccagaggagctgcGTTACTCGCTCTCCCCTGCAGGTTTCATCTCTCTGAGGAGGGGGAGTGGCTGCTGACGAagctggagctggctgtggaCAGGGCCGAGGATGGATCGGTGTCGGCCCAGGATGTCCAGCGGCTCCAGAGAGAAGCCATGAAAGGGTGAGATGGTCTGACACTGCACGGCTCTGTGGCTTCGGGATGTGAGGGGGAGAGGGCTCCAGCCTGATaggcagagaggagagatgGGGCTGGATAGTCCTGGTctgcccttcctgctcctccagggccaAGGAGGTTTGATTTGGGGGCCGTCAGCCTCACCCACTTTCCCAGTGAACGGTTAGCAGGGTCTAGTCCTGCTGCCCCAAACCAGGAGGGAGTGTTTGAGGGTCTCAAATGGGGACCTGCAGCCCGCTCCCGCTCTTCCAGCAAACCTCCCTTCTGCCCCACAGGTCCCGGTGGGAGAAGAAGTGGAATGTGGTGGAGCAAAGAGTGTGGGCTGGAGGCACTGAGTCTGAGATGTTCAACAAGCTGGAAAGCATTGCCTTATCCCCCTCCCCACAGACCCCCGTGCTGGGCTGTCACATCAGCAGGGCCCTGGAGCCTGCCATGGTCAAGGGGGAGGTAAGgatgcagctctgggatgctgaGATTTTGGCTTTGCTTATATATTCTGAAATGGGAACCTGATGTTCAGCCCCTCTTAGATTCCTGGAGGCCCACTAGGCTCTTGTGCCATTTGGGAAACCCATTGTGCCTTTATCTCCATGCCACCCAGAAAACCCAACCACCCTGAGTTTAACAGATTTCTCCCATGTACAGGTACCATGCCCTTGACTGCAGTACTCTCTTAGTGTCCATCTCTTTCCTTTCACCAGTTTGTGACCAGCAGGGTGAACTGGGTggtgcagagctcagctgtggaCTACCTGCACCTCATGCTGGTTGCCATGAAGTGGCTGTTTGAGGAGTTTGACATCAACGGGCGCTTCTGCATCAGCATCCACGACGAGGTGCGGTACCTGGTCCAGCACCAGGATCGCTACcgggctgccctggccctgcagatCACCAACCTCCTCACAAGGTGAGCTGGGATGGGCCCTGCTgtctcctgggcagcagcagcagctgtgactCCAGAGTCGGACAGGCaagccccaggggctggggttGGCTTTGCCTGCAGCAAGCTGGTGCAGAGCAGTTTTCTTCTGCTCAGGGCAAGTTAGCTGCACTGGAGGCTGCAGTTCCTTCATGCTATAAATGGACCTCAGCTTTGATTTCCAGGGATAATGTGCTgataaaagggtttttttatcaTCAGCTTTtggccctgcagggatggggccaCTCACTGACTCTGCTGGGATGCAAGTGCATCACTTCGTGCTCCCTTTGGGTCTGCAGCTGTTACATGGCAGCAGCCTTTGGGCTtggtggaggagctgggagcctgAAACTGTCCTGTCCCTCAtcccctgctgccttcaggggACAGCAAGGGGCATGGCTCATCTCTGCTGTGAGCGCCAGTGCTGTCCCCCCTCCCACAGCATGCGgtgttcctgctgcttccctgcctcaCACAGAGCTAAGCTCAGCCTAGGAAGCTCCTGACCTCCAAGGGCTCCCATTGatccagctctgtcccagccagctTTGCCAAATCCCCCTCCCAGCACCGTGGGGTGTTTGGTTACACAGGAGCTGGCCAAGGTGAGCTGTTTCTCCTGTGTGGAGGCAGGAATGACACAAACAGCctttctgcagccacagcagggcaggcaccCTGACGTTCCTGCCTTTGTGCTGGCTCCTGCGAGCACAGGgcttcctgctgggaaaatcctgcatctgctctgcctgccagggaGGATTAGCCAGCAGTGAGGGGCTAGattcttcccttttcttgaGGAGGCTCCATTTCTTCCAAGGAGGCGCCATTAGTGTTCCTCCCATGCTCACTATAGCAATTCTTGGCCCTCCTGCTGTCCAGGGCTTAGAAAGCACCTTGTCCCCCACCTGCTGAGTGATAATACCCTGGGAGGGGTGGCTGGCCAGTGTTTGGTAAATGTGGCTGATGGCTTTCTTGCTCTCCAGGTGCATGTTTGCCTACAAACTGGGCCTCCAGGACCTGCCACAGTCAGTGGCTTTCTTCAGTGCAGTGGATATTGACCAGTGCTTAAGGAAAGAGGTGACCATGAACTGTGTGACACCATCAA
This genomic interval carries:
- the POLG gene encoding DNA polymerase subunit gamma-1, with the protein product MRRVSWMRSVRGCSPQPRRCPSSSSASRPLPEEPGQEPSTGQRRMNPLNIQMLSRSLHEQIFRGARVRYSAEEVQRSVQHLQQHGLWGKETSTLPDVELRLPRMYGRDIDEHFRLLAQKQSLPYLEAAEELLRCQLPPLPERWAWRLGWTRYGPQGQAEPVEFPEERALVLDVEVCVAEGHCPTLAVAVSPHAWYSWCSRRLLEQRYSWSSHLTLADLIPMESPAGASCTSKQDWTERVVVGHNVAFDRAFIKEQYLIQGSKMRFLDTMSMHMAISGLTGFQRSLWMAAKHGKRRGLQQVKEHMKKTRSKAEGPVVTSWDWVHVGSINNLADVHALYVGGEPLEKEARELFVKGTMADIRSNFQDLVSYCARDVQATHEVFQEQLPLFMERCPHPVTFAGMLEMGVSYLPVNGNWNRYLDDAQGIYEELQKEMKKSLMNLANDACQLLHEHRYKDDPWLWDLEWDTQEFKQKKNPEKKKKKKKGQDGSSPVSPAAMEAEESAQEWQEDPGPPSEEEELKVSASQLCLERLKETVTLQPKRLQHLPGHPGWYRKLCPRLEEEGWVPGPSLISLQMRVTPKLMRLAWDGFPLHYSEKHGWGYLVPGRQDNLPAAPGEADGPSCPHRVIENLYRQHCLEKGKEQPPGLEAAVEDELLGMDSSTIWQKMEELSRIEVDPEEKMNKADQSLVLEEMEELRCTERKSKPSFHHGNGPYNDVNIPGCWFFKLPHKDGNDNNVGSPFAKDFLPQMEDGTLRAAVGRTHGTRALEINKMISFWRNAHKRISSQMVVWLKKGELPRVVTRHPDYNEEESYGAILPQVVTAGTVTRRAVEPTWLTASNARADRVGSELKAMVQVPPGYSLVGADVDSQELWIAAVLGEAQFAGMHGCTAFGWMTLQGKKSNGTDLHSKTAATVGISREHAKVFNYGRIYGAGQPFAERLLMQFNHRLTPQQARDKAQQMYAVTKGIRRFHLSEEGEWLLTKLELAVDRAEDGSVSAQDVQRLQREAMKGSRWEKKWNVVEQRVWAGGTESEMFNKLESIALSPSPQTPVLGCHISRALEPAMVKGEFVTSRVNWVVQSSAVDYLHLMLVAMKWLFEEFDINGRFCISIHDEVRYLVQHQDRYRAALALQITNLLTRCMFAYKLGLQDLPQSVAFFSAVDIDQCLRKEVTMNCVTPSNPMGMEKYGIPQGEALDIYQIIEITKGSLEKQ